In Geminocystis sp. M7585_C2015_104, the following proteins share a genomic window:
- a CDS encoding methylenetetrahydrofolate reductase, whose product MSSRFQQAIARKDFLITAEITPPKGGNPQRMLEVAELLKNRVHGVNITDGSRAVLRMSSIAACVLLLQRGIEPICQITGRDRNAIAIQADLMGAYSLGIRNILALTGDPIKVGDHPNSRAVFELESVRILKLINEHLNKGFDINNNPLPDGKLDLFTGAAVDPQSKSWSGLQRRFERKINAGAKFFQSQLITDFDKLERFMNEIASGCGRPILAGIFLLKSAKNAIFINKNVPGVEIPETIIKRLQKAENQLEEGMKIAAEQIKMARQICQGVHIMAVKKEELIPRILDLAGVKPIENNGQGLRI is encoded by the coding sequence ATGAGTAGTAGATTTCAACAAGCCATCGCCAGGAAAGACTTTCTCATCACCGCGGAAATAACCCCGCCAAAGGGAGGCAATCCCCAGAGAATGCTCGAGGTGGCCGAATTGTTGAAAAATAGAGTACATGGCGTCAATATTACTGATGGCAGTCGTGCCGTTCTTAGAATGTCCTCCATAGCCGCCTGTGTGTTATTATTACAACGGGGGATTGAGCCCATTTGTCAGATTACCGGCCGAGACCGTAATGCTATTGCCATACAAGCAGATTTAATGGGCGCCTACAGTCTGGGCATTAGAAATATTTTAGCCCTAACTGGGGATCCCATAAAGGTAGGAGACCATCCCAATTCCAGGGCGGTATTTGAGCTAGAATCTGTGCGAATATTGAAACTAATCAACGAGCATTTAAACAAGGGTTTTGATATTAATAATAATCCCCTTCCCGACGGCAAATTGGACTTGTTTACAGGGGCGGCTGTCGACCCACAGTCCAAAAGCTGGTCGGGTCTACAAAGACGTTTTGAAAGGAAAATTAATGCTGGCGCCAAGTTTTTCCAGAGTCAATTGATTACAGACTTTGATAAATTGGAACGCTTCATGAATGAGATAGCCTCGGGTTGTGGCCGGCCTATTTTGGCTGGTATTTTTCTCTTAAAAAGCGCCAAAAATGCTATTTTTATTAACAAAAATGTACCTGGGGTAGAGATACCAGAAACGATAATAAAGCGGCTACAGAAGGCGGAAAACCAGTTAGAAGAGGGCATGAAGATAGCGGCGGAACAGATAAAAATGGCTCGGCAGATATGTCAGGGAGTGCATATAATGGCCGTCAAAAAAGAGGAATTAATCCCTAGAATATTGGATCTGGCGGGAGTTAAACCAATAGAAAATAATGGCCAAGGGCTGAGAATATAA
- the alaS gene encoding alanine--tRNA ligase: protein MSKKPPFLSGKEIREKFLGFFAEKGHKILPSASLVPEDPTVLLTIAGMLPFKPIFLGQQQPEYPRVTTAQKCVRTNDIENVGRTARHHTFFEMLGNFSFGDYFKEEAIVWAWELTTQVYQLPPERIVVSVFREDDEAFAIWRDRVGLPEKKIIPMGEEDNFWTAGVTGPCGPCSELYYDFKPELGLDNIDLGDSSRFIEFYNLVFMEYNRDAEGNLSPLQNKNIDTGMGLERMAQILQGVANNYETDLIFPIVKTAASLANIDYQDADEKTKVSLKVIGDHCRAVVHMIADGISASNIGRGYVLRRLIRRMVRHGRLIGIEGNFLTPLAEVAISLAEDTYPNTREREKIIKSELEREESAFLVTLERGERLLEEIIEKLEGRGETVISGEDAFVLYDTYGFPLELTQEIAAERGLTVDVTGFEREMEAQRQRAKAAHETIDLTVQGSIDKLAEHIHPTEFLGYQQYQADGKIEALLVDGKIVQEATAGTSIQIILDKTPFYAESGGQIADKGYIAGDNLLISIHDVQKESGFFVHYGVVERGKVSVGQTVTATIDKSYRNRLRAHHTATHLLQAALKRVVDESISQAGSLVSHDRLRFDFNCNQPLTPSQLQQIEDLINTWIAEAHKTHVEIMPLAEARRKGAIAMFGEKYGEIVRVIDIPGVSMELCGGTHVNNTAEIGLFKIISSTGIAAGIRRIEAVAGAAVLDYLRLRDDIVKELCEHFKAKPEEITGRIYQLQEELKTTQKELERVKTELALLKSENLINQAESVGEFKILVANMGQLEAKALQNAAQRLLEKVGEGAIILASTPEENKVNFVAAFSPKIYKERKMQAGKFIGEIAKICGGGGGGKPNLAQAGGRDTTKVEEALNTARNKLIAALS, encoded by the coding sequence ATGAGCAAAAAACCTCCTTTTCTGAGTGGTAAAGAGATTAGAGAGAAGTTCTTGGGCTTTTTTGCAGAAAAAGGACACAAAATCCTACCTAGTGCTTCATTAGTGCCGGAGGATCCCACTGTTTTGCTCACAATAGCGGGAATGCTACCCTTTAAGCCCATTTTCTTGGGACAACAACAGCCGGAATATCCCCGTGTTACAACAGCCCAAAAATGTGTTCGTACCAACGATATAGAAAATGTAGGGCGCACTGCCAGACACCATACCTTCTTCGAGATGTTGGGTAATTTCAGCTTTGGGGATTATTTTAAGGAAGAGGCCATTGTTTGGGCATGGGAATTGACCACACAGGTGTATCAACTGCCACCGGAAAGGATTGTCGTCAGCGTATTTAGGGAAGACGATGAGGCTTTTGCCATTTGGCGGGATAGGGTTGGCCTTCCTGAGAAGAAGATAATCCCCATGGGGGAGGAAGACAATTTTTGGACAGCCGGTGTTACTGGCCCTTGTGGCCCCTGTTCCGAGTTATACTATGACTTTAAGCCAGAACTTGGGCTAGATAATATCGATTTGGGAGACTCCAGCCGCTTCATCGAATTCTACAACCTGGTGTTCATGGAATACAACCGGGATGCGGAGGGGAATCTTTCCCCCCTACAAAACAAGAATATCGACACTGGCATGGGGTTAGAAAGGATGGCGCAAATATTACAGGGTGTTGCCAACAACTACGAAACGGACTTGATTTTCCCCATTGTCAAGACTGCCGCCTCTCTTGCCAACATTGACTACCAAGATGCCGATGAGAAGACGAAAGTCTCCCTTAAGGTTATCGGTGATCATTGTCGGGCTGTGGTACACATGATTGCAGACGGCATCTCGGCATCTAATATTGGTAGGGGATATGTGTTGAGAAGGCTAATTAGGAGGATGGTGCGTCATGGGCGTCTGATAGGCATAGAAGGCAATTTTCTCACCCCCCTGGCGGAGGTAGCTATTAGTCTGGCAGAAGACACCTACCCCAACACCAGGGAGAGGGAAAAGATAATCAAAAGCGAGTTAGAAAGGGAAGAGTCTGCCTTCCTGGTTACCCTAGAAAGAGGCGAAAGACTGTTAGAAGAGATTATCGAGAAGTTGGAAGGGAGGGGAGAAACAGTCATTTCCGGCGAGGATGCCTTTGTCTTGTATGACACCTACGGCTTCCCCTTGGAGTTGACACAGGAAATTGCCGCAGAAAGGGGATTAACTGTGGATGTAACTGGTTTTGAAAGGGAAATGGAGGCTCAAAGACAAAGGGCAAAAGCCGCCCATGAAACCATTGATTTGACTGTACAGGGCAGTATTGACAAACTGGCTGAACATATCCATCCTACCGAGTTTTTGGGCTATCAACAATATCAGGCAGACGGTAAAATTGAGGCCCTATTAGTAGACGGGAAGATTGTACAAGAAGCCACAGCTGGCACCTCCATTCAGATAATCTTAGATAAGACTCCCTTTTATGCCGAATCCGGTGGACAAATTGCTGACAAGGGTTATATAGCTGGGGATAACCTGTTAATCTCTATCCATGATGTCCAAAAGGAATCCGGATTTTTTGTCCACTATGGCGTTGTGGAAAGGGGCAAAGTCTCCGTAGGGCAAACAGTTACCGCTACTATTGATAAATCTTATCGTAATCGTCTGAGGGCACACCATACTGCCACCCACCTGTTACAGGCAGCCTTGAAGAGGGTGGTAGACGAGTCTATCTCCCAGGCTGGCTCATTAGTATCCCATGACAGGTTACGTTTTGACTTTAACTGTAATCAACCTCTTACTCCCTCTCAACTGCAACAGATAGAAGATTTAATCAACACCTGGATAGCAGAGGCTCATAAAACCCATGTAGAGATTATGCCCTTGGCGGAGGCAAGACGAAAAGGGGCAATTGCCATGTTTGGTGAAAAGTATGGGGAGATAGTCAGGGTGATAGACATTCCTGGTGTTTCCATGGAATTATGTGGTGGTACTCATGTAAACAATACTGCTGAAATCGGCTTGTTTAAAATCATCTCCTCCACTGGAATTGCCGCTGGTATTAGGAGGATTGAGGCGGTAGCTGGTGCTGCCGTTTTGGATTATTTACGCCTTCGGGATGACATTGTCAAGGAATTATGTGAGCATTTTAAGGCTAAACCCGAGGAGATTACTGGGCGCATTTACCAGTTACAAGAAGAGTTAAAAACCACCCAAAAAGAGTTAGAAAGAGTAAAAACCGAACTAGCCCTACTCAAGTCGGAAAACTTAATCAACCAGGCGGAATCGGTGGGAGAATTTAAGATTTTAGTGGCAAATATGGGTCAACTGGAGGCTAAGGCTCTCCAAAATGCCGCCCAAAGGTTATTAGAAAAAGTGGGAGAAGGTGCGATTATTTTAGCTTCTACCCCAGAGGAGAATAAGGTCAATTTCGTAGCAGCATTTAGTCCAAAAATTTACAAAGAAAGAAAAATGCAAGCGGGCAAATTCATTGGGGAGATTGCCAAAATTTGTGGTGGCGGTGGGGGAGGCAAACCCAATTTAGCACAGGCCGGTGGCAGGGATACTACCAAAGTGGAAGAGGCTTTAAACACCGCCAGAAATAAACTCATAGCCGCCTTGAGTTAA
- the trpS gene encoding tryptophan--tRNA ligase — MTKKRVLSGVQPTGNLHIGNYLGAIRNWVEIQKNYENYFCVVDLHAITVPYNRDTLAENTYTIAGLYLACGIDPNYSTIFVQSHVKAHTELTWILNCITPINWLEGMIQFKEKAIKQGENVSVGLLDYPVLMAADILLYDADEVPVGEDQKQHLELTRDIAIRVNNLFGSKDNPIFKVPEPLIRKEGARVMSLTDGTKKMSKSDPSDYSRINLLDSPDEIRRKIKRCKTDSIMGLSFAEDRPECNNLLSLYAIFSGKSREEVAAECANMGWGQFKPLLADAIIASLEPIQKRYKEIMKDRGYLHKLLQEGREKAEAVANATLNRVKSAFGFLPPP; from the coding sequence ATGACAAAAAAACGTGTCTTGTCGGGGGTACAACCAACAGGGAATCTCCACATAGGCAATTATCTAGGGGCAATTCGTAACTGGGTGGAGATACAGAAAAACTACGAGAACTATTTCTGTGTAGTAGACCTACATGCCATCACAGTACCCTATAATCGAGACACGTTGGCGGAAAACACCTATACCATTGCTGGCTTATATCTGGCCTGTGGTATAGACCCAAATTATTCTACCATTTTTGTGCAGTCCCATGTGAAGGCCCACACGGAGTTAACTTGGATACTCAACTGCATCACTCCTATCAACTGGCTAGAGGGGATGATTCAGTTTAAGGAGAAGGCTATCAAACAAGGGGAAAACGTGAGTGTGGGATTGTTAGACTACCCCGTGTTGATGGCGGCAGACATTCTATTATACGATGCCGATGAGGTGCCAGTAGGGGAAGATCAAAAACAACACTTGGAACTAACACGGGATATTGCCATCCGCGTCAATAACCTGTTTGGCAGTAAAGACAATCCTATATTTAAAGTACCAGAACCTCTCATCAGAAAGGAAGGAGCCAGAGTAATGAGTCTTACCGATGGCACCAAAAAAATGTCCAAATCCGATCCCTCTGACTACAGTCGTATTAACTTGTTGGACAGCCCTGACGAGATTAGACGGAAAATCAAACGTTGTAAGACTGATTCCATTATGGGGTTGAGTTTTGCGGAGGACAGGCCAGAATGTAACAATTTGTTAAGTTTATATGCCATATTCAGTGGCAAAAGCAGGGAGGAGGTGGCGGCAGAATGTGCTAATATGGGATGGGGACAATTTAAACCCCTGTTAGCCGATGCCATTATAGCCTCCCTAGAGCCCATTCAAAAAAGATATAAGGAAATAATGAAGGATAGGGGGTATCTACACAAGTTACTGCAAGAGGGGAGGGAAAAAGCAGAAGCAGTGGCCAATGCCACCTTAAACAGAGTTAAGTCTGCCTTTGGTTTTTTGCCTCCGCCATGA
- the ftsY gene encoding signal recognition particle-docking protein FtsY, producing MFNWFRRKKEGEQKVEQAKITPEGESEELEKKAESEEEIAWSKQVLAGEGKKLEEVDEEEITWLAKLRRGLDKTRRQIVNQLKSVIGQGPLDQNAISQIEEMLYSADVGYEATEEIIRALEAKVKQEALPTTEAMGCLKEILRQILDAPIKGEFAPQEGKLNIWLLTGVNGVGKTTTIGKLAHLAQKSGYKCLIAAADTFRAAAVEQVKIWGERTNTTVIANTAKNTDPAAVVFDAINAAIARQVDILLIDTAGRLQNKKNLMEELAKIRRVIDKKAPDAHVESLLVLDATLGQNGLRQAQVFSQVAQLTGVIITKLDGTAKGGVAFAVAKNLGLPIRFVGVGEGIEDLRPFSSYEFVEALLST from the coding sequence ATGTTTAACTGGTTTCGTCGGAAAAAAGAGGGGGAACAAAAAGTCGAACAAGCAAAAATAACCCCAGAAGGAGAATCAGAAGAATTGGAAAAGAAGGCAGAATCAGAAGAGGAAATTGCTTGGTCAAAACAAGTATTAGCGGGGGAAGGAAAAAAACTAGAAGAGGTAGACGAGGAGGAAATAACCTGGCTAGCTAAACTACGTCGGGGGTTGGACAAAACTAGACGACAAATTGTAAATCAACTGAAATCTGTAATAGGACAAGGCCCTTTAGACCAAAATGCCATCAGCCAGATAGAAGAGATGCTCTATAGTGCGGATGTAGGATATGAGGCTACGGAAGAGATAATCAGGGCGTTGGAGGCGAAAGTAAAACAGGAGGCGCTGCCAACAACAGAGGCAATGGGTTGTCTTAAAGAGATATTAAGACAAATCCTAGACGCCCCCATAAAGGGGGAATTCGCCCCACAGGAGGGAAAATTAAACATCTGGTTGTTGACGGGGGTCAACGGGGTAGGCAAGACTACTACCATTGGTAAATTGGCCCATTTAGCTCAAAAATCTGGTTATAAATGCCTCATTGCCGCAGCAGACACCTTTCGGGCGGCTGCCGTTGAACAGGTGAAGATTTGGGGGGAAAGAACCAATACAACTGTAATTGCTAATACTGCTAAAAATACCGATCCAGCGGCGGTAGTGTTTGATGCCATCAATGCAGCCATAGCCAGACAGGTAGACATTCTCTTGATAGACACTGCCGGCAGACTGCAAAACAAGAAGAATTTGATGGAGGAGTTAGCCAAAATTCGTCGAGTCATTGACAAAAAAGCCCCAGACGCCCATGTGGAATCCCTCCTGGTACTGGATGCCACCCTTGGACAAAACGGCTTGAGACAGGCTCAGGTATTTTCACAAGTTGCCCAACTTACAGGAGTAATTATAACCAAGTTGGATGGGACTGCCAAGGGCGGGGTAGCCTTTGCCGTTGCCAAGAATCTAGGATTACCCATTCGCTTCGTTGGCGTAGGGGAGGGAATAGAAGACCTACGTCCTTTCTCTAGTTACGAATTTGTAGAAGCCCTTTTATCCACCTAG
- the dusB gene encoding tRNA dihydrouridine synthase DusB, which translates to MLALDPQLKEKLAKPLKIGNLTINSRVFQSPLSGVTDLVFRRLVRRYAPHSMIYTEMVSAKEVHHLAEIPRIMEIAPDEQPISIQLFDSRPDFMAAAAVKAAKEGAQTIDINMGCPVNKITKKGGGCQLLRQPEVAEAIVKAVKKAVDVPVTVKTRIGWSDEEINILDFARRMEDAGADMITIHGRTRQQGYSGKARWDIIAQVKEKLSIPVIANGDIFSVEAAISCLQVTNADGVMCSRGTLGYPFLVGEIDYFFRTGKLLPSPTVKERLQCAKDHLRGLWEYKGQRGILQARKHLAWYCEGFPGASQWRDRLSRVNSLEEGLSLLDALIESLSSSSVAPLTQGGYEFISGGV; encoded by the coding sequence ATGTTGGCATTAGACCCTCAATTGAAGGAAAAATTGGCCAAGCCGCTGAAAATAGGGAATCTGACAATTAATAGTCGTGTGTTTCAGTCTCCCCTGTCAGGAGTTACAGATTTGGTTTTCCGTCGGCTGGTAAGACGATACGCGCCCCATTCTATGATTTATACGGAGATGGTAAGTGCCAAGGAAGTCCACCATCTGGCAGAGATTCCTAGAATAATGGAAATAGCACCAGATGAGCAACCTATTAGCATCCAGCTGTTTGACAGTCGCCCGGATTTTATGGCTGCGGCAGCCGTAAAGGCGGCAAAAGAGGGCGCTCAAACTATTGACATAAACATGGGTTGCCCAGTGAACAAGATTACTAAAAAAGGAGGGGGTTGTCAACTGTTAAGGCAGCCGGAAGTGGCAGAAGCCATTGTCAAGGCGGTAAAAAAGGCAGTAGATGTGCCGGTTACGGTGAAGACTCGTATTGGTTGGAGTGATGAGGAGATTAATATTCTCGACTTTGCCAGAAGGATGGAGGATGCCGGTGCGGATATGATTACTATTCATGGACGTACTAGACAACAGGGTTACAGTGGCAAAGCAAGGTGGGATATTATTGCCCAGGTTAAGGAGAAATTGTCTATTCCTGTTATCGCCAATGGGGATATTTTCTCTGTCGAGGCGGCCATCTCTTGTCTGCAAGTAACTAATGCCGACGGGGTTATGTGTTCGCGGGGCACATTGGGTTATCCTTTTTTAGTGGGGGAGATTGACTATTTCTTCCGCACCGGCAAATTGTTACCATCCCCCACTGTTAAGGAAAGATTACAATGTGCTAAGGACCATCTAAGGGGATTATGGGAATACAAGGGGCAAAGGGGGATACTTCAGGCTCGTAAACACTTAGCCTGGTATTGTGAGGGATTTCCTGGTGCGAGTCAATGGCGGGATAGACTATCTCGTGTCAATTCTTTAGAGGAGGGATTGTCTTTGTTGGATGCCTTGATAGAATCTCTCTCCTCCTCTTCCGTTGCGCCTTTAACTCAAGGCGGCTATGAGTTTATTTCTGGCGGTGTTTAA